The DNA window TGGAAAGGAATTGAAACTCTGGGACTCGCTATCTGATTGGCTAACCTTTGGGTCATCAAATGAGGTGGATGGGCGACGTGTAGTCTATGGCTATTTTCAATTTTAGTCAATTTCACTTTCTGTGTTGGAATAGAGCTCTTTTAACATTGACTACCAAGAGTTCCCAGCCTGATGATGAGTAATAATTCACACGTTGATCTATGCAAATTACAAATGCTGGAGAACAGTGATTACAGGCAAGTAAATTTTTCTTTCCATTTATAATGTTCTAGAGAATTCAATGTCTGTACCACCTAACAAGGCAATGTCCCTATGAAGAGTTTCAATAAAAGTGAAATAACATTATTTCAGCACATTTGCCAAGTGAACGCTGAACTCTTTTCAGGAAGACTGGAATAATGAAAGCAGAAATGCAAGAACTGGAGCTTCTGCTTTAATAGGGGGCTTTAATGGAATCACACTCCTGTGAAAGACCTTGTGCTGCCTTGGCCGACTATGCTCACAGCTGTGATGGGGTTCTACCAGTTGAAAGAAATGGACTGCTTAGGGCATGAGGCCTCCTGGAGAGCTGTAGTCCAAGTAATTGTTCGCTTTTGATGAGGCACACTGGCAGGCCATCATGCTTGTGTTAGGGAAACCCTGTGCTTCAGTTGTTCCCGAAAGTTGGCAAATAAGCACAGACCATTGGTTTCAGATTCGGAGTTTAGCCCTGGAGATCTTGATGCTTTAAGCGTTACTGGCTATGACCCAAATTAGGAGGTTTGCTTTGCCCCTCGTGACTGAAAATAAGCTTGCCACAAGCTGATCCAAAATGTTTGCATCCTTGGCAGCCTAGCCATGTGGGCCTACATATATAATGGCTAGGCATTTCCATGCCATGAGGAAGAATCAAAGCTAGCCACATAGCAAATATGTGGTTATTAGCAGGTATTGTTtgcttattttgtaaattattttgtggAAGCTTCAGGACATGCTTTGACAGCGAGTGACATGGCTGCCAGTCCATGGGTACAGAGCTAGGCCTGTGCACGCTCTGTGCTGCACAGGCAAGCATGGAACACGTTTGTGTGATTCCATGTAGATGCTAAAGCCTGCCTTGTCAATACACTGTTTATATGCAAGCTCATTTTTGACAACGGGGAAACAAGAATTGAGCGTTTTAGGCAGGGCAGTGAGATCGCCATACCCCTTCGATTGACCTCTGGCAAGGCGTTTTCATCAGCTGCTCAACAAATAAGTAAGATATTAGAGGAACATTTTCAAGGCAGCAACTCTCTTTTTAGCCTTAGGCATTGTAGCTCTGGCCAGCCTTGGACAGTGGATCTGGAAGAGGTTGTCAACAAATCATCTCTCTGCTGGATGCAAGTCTCACAATACCTTCGACTTGTTAGCCACCAGTGCAAAACTCACTATGGAGCTAAAGGGTGTCAATTCAGAATGTgctagagggagattacagccaatCAGTGGGTCCTGCAAATCCAGTCATGTCAATCACTCCCCTGGAAGGAAGTACCAACAAGTCTGCAGAGTTCTACTAAAGAACGGCACAACAAATGTTGCTGCAGGTCACTCTTGAACCACCATAAAAGAGCAAGGCCTCTGCTATTTCTTGGATTCAGAATTTCTGAGCATGTTTCCAGAGAAGTAAAACTTTAAGGTGTTTACACCAGCCCAGATCCTCCATGCATGAGAGACACTCAGTTGACATTTGTCCCTGAACGTTCAGGACACCTATGCTGACAGTCCCATGCAGTTTTGTTATTTTCACTCTGGTACTTTGTTGCTTCAGGAGGACAATTTGTGGGTTATTTAGAGTTTGTCATGTGTAGGACAGCCACAAAAAATGGTTGgatgtactgcccactctatttaAAGTTCTTGCCCAAGTCTACATAAAACAGTTTCCAGTCCTCCTTATTTTGAGGGTATACATGGATTTACAATCCAATGGGTGGATGGGACATTTGCCAATTTTTGGTGGATGTCCTGCTTCCGCATAACTTTAAATAACCATCTTAGTTTGGCAGCACTCTCTTTTACTCTTCCTGAAGCTCTTAAAATGCTCATCAGTGTGATGGCTCCGGTTATTCACTTGTTCCTAATCTGGTAGGACTGGCTTGTCAAATAGGATTATCCTGAAGTGATAGTAGACCAACTTCAGGTGACTCCTTCTGGAAAGCTAAATCACTACCTTAAAAGATACAATGTGACATTCTGTTAAGTTTCACACTCCATATTTTGACCCCAGTTTCTCTGGTTTTCCAGCAAGCCTACAATAATCCATTGCTTAGACCCACACAGTGTCACCATTGCAGTAACACACTTTTGGCTAAATGTGCATAATTTGATTACCTTTTCTTGATTTAAGAACAATACTTTGTGAAGCGCTGTATTGGAATTTAGAAGTATTTGTCCTATACTCATGTACATTGTCCATACTTTGTGAAATGTCGTTTCCATATGGGCAACTACATGATTAACCTGGGCCATGGTTCAGTTGCATAAACCTTGAGCTGGTCTCCACACTTGGCAGGTTTGTGTTCACTATGTAGGTGGGGTGCTAGGGTGAAGAGACTGGAAGCTGTGGCAGATATGGCAAAACCTGTCCTAGTAGGAGTGGAGCAAGTGTCACCTGCCACTGTTCCCAGTAATACTATCTAGGTTGGAATGCAATCTTCAGTGTTCTTAGGttacttttttttattaacatttttatatcAATATAAATTAATGCTTTTCACAGTGTTTGATTACATGGTGAGCTTTCATATCAGTGCATTGCTATCAGCTGCTTTGTGTCCTGGTACAGTCTCTGTGGATCATGCGTAAGTGACTTTGGAGAAGGTACTCTGACCTGGCAAGTTCATGCACACTGTGTAGGCAAGGTGCTGGAGTGAAGGGACTTGATTGTGTGGTTTGTATATTTTTCCAGGGTGCAGCGGGAGATTGTGTGTGACTCTTCGGCCACCGAGGGCCCCtctgtgctcacataatggaacaGCACTGGCAGGTCTTCTGCTTGGGCCTGCCTTGCCCGATACCATCAACACAAGTGTCTGTACTCCTGTGTGGGCTTGCTTGTGCTGTGTGGGCAGTGtatgctggtccttcctgggtttTGGTATTAAGTGGTTTTGTGAGTACATCTTTAGGTGTGGTACTGAGTTGAAGACTATGCTGGAGTGAGGGTACTGGGAGCTCAGAGAGGTTCACCTCTTCAAGGAGAGGCTGCTGTTCTGGACTCCTATTCTCAAAATCCTTATGTGCTGTAATAAATGTTTGTCCAAAGTCCCCTGTTACGTTCTGTAAAGTTTTTCCTACCATGTGACCTGAAGTCTGTACTTGAGCAGACTCCTGTATGCTTGGGATCAGTCCTTGGATGGATGACTGTACACTTGAAATCGGCTCTTCGATGGATGACTGAAGGCTTTGGATCTGTCCTTGGATAGATGTCTGTAAATTTGTGATTGGGTCTTTGATAGATGCCTGAAGACTTGGGATCTGTCCTTCAATGGATGTTTCTAAATTTGGCATCTCTTCTTTAATGGATGCATGTAGGTCTGAGATTCGGTCTTTAGTGGATGCTTGTAGGCTTGTGATCTGTCCTTCGATGGTTGACTCCACACTTAAAATGGATTCTTTAATAGAGGTATGAAGACTTGGTAACTCTCCTTGTATGGATGCTGCTAGGTTTGAGATTGGTTCTTGAATGGATGCTTGTAAGCTTGGGACCTGCTCTTGGATGGATGACTGTATTATTGATATTGGTTCTTGCAGGGAAGACTGTAGATTTGGGGTCTGTTCTTTTATAGATGTCTGTAGGtttgtcattggctcctcaatGGATGCCTGAAGACTTGGGATCTGTCCTTGAAAGAATGCTTCAACGTTTGAGATTGGCTCGTGGATGGATGCTTGAAGATTTGGGATCTGTCCATGAATGGCTGATTGTAGAGTTGATATTGGATTTTGGATGGATGCTTGTAGACTTGAGATTGGCTCTTGAATGGATGCCTGAAGATTTGGGATCTGTCCTTGAATGGACGTTTGTAGATTTGAGATTGGCTTATCGATGGATACCTTAAGATTTGGGATCTGTTCTTGAATGGATGCTTGTATGTCTGAGATGGGCTCTTGAATGGATGTATGTAGTTTTGGACTCTGTCCTTGAATGGATGCTTCTAAGTTTGAGATTGGTTTTTGGATAGATGCTTGTAGGCTTGGTATATGTCCTTGTATGGTTGACTGGAGACTTGATATTGGCTCTTGGATGGATGCCTGTAGACTTGGGATCTGTCCGTGGATTGACGCCTGAAGATCTGAGATGTGCTCATGGATGGATTCCTGAATATTAGACATTGGCTCTTGTATTGATAGCTTTAATTTTGGGATTTGCTCTTGTATCAATGACAGTTGTTCTACGGCGGCTGGTATCTGGTTTGGAAGTTCTCCAGTTTCCCCCTTAAGTGAGATAATCTTTTTCTGCTCTACGATTATTTTCACTTGATCGTCTGAAACCATGGAGACAGCAGGCTTTTGTCCAATGGTGGATAGTGTTCCCTCTGCAAAAGTGCTGATCTTTCCTGGGATTGCCTGCCCCATGATTGTTGATGCATCCCCTTGAGAATCACCCTGAGAGCCTATTTCCTTAAGCAACCTGCCACCTATGATCTCCTGAACAGCTTGTACATGGTCCACTCCTTTAAAGGTATTTTGAGTTTTGTCACTGTCCTGTTCCATTACCCCTAAATGGCCACTTCCAataccttttgtgtgtctcttgagAAGGTCTTCTGGGCACTCAATGTTGTGTGGAACCTCATTGGAAACATATCCTTCCAAAGCTTTCACCAGAACCTCTTCCCCATCCTCCGTGATCATGACCCGCTCAGCTCGTAATACTGTACCGAGCCCTGTGCCAGGATCTGCTGCTGCTAACATGGCATCCTTTGATACAAGGCTGATATATCCATTGTCAGCTTTCACTTCTGCAAGTTGATGAGCCCTAGTACTGCCAAGATCTACATCCTCTGTGCATGTTTTCCCTTCAGGGAATGATGTTGTGGACTCTGACACCATGTGTGACTTCATTAGTCTATCTAGGCAGATTTCGGGAGCATTTAGGTTCAAAACATGACTGTGGGGCTCTTCAAGACGCTTTTCTGTATTTCTATTGCTTACTCCCACTTCTAGTCCATTCTCCATGTGGACCTGTTCTCTGTGGTTCTCCATCTTGTTTGGTGAAGCAGCTTCTAAGTGTAAACTGTCCACTTTTTCCCCCTCTGATACTATATCCGTTTCTCCACGAAAAACTGAGCTTGTTCGAATCTCCACTTCTTTCAAGGAAAACTCTGCAATTGGTTCTATATCTATGGAGTTAGCCATCACCCCATTGGCTTGTGCATGAAGGATGTCTTCTTGGGCTGCATCCCCATGATGTGGCTGAAGCGTATTGTTGTCGCCTTTGTCCTTGAACTCTGAGCTCTTGTGCATTGACGACTGagctaaaagaaaaaacaaattagatCTTAGGAAGACAACCAAGACAGTCTCTCCTATATAATTTAAGAGTTGTGTCCCACCCCAGAGGCTTGCAACTCTTCCACCTCAGCTGATAAGCTTAGGAGTAACAGGAAAAATAATTAGGACTACCTCCTCCTTGAGGATACCATCACAATCTGAGGCCCGATTGTCCAGATATTTACATGTATAAAATCAACTTTTGCTTTCTTGGATATGTTTAAACCTGAATTTGCATTTGCAAATCTATATGCTCAGAAGTATAATAACTCCATAACTACATAATATTGCGTGACCGTAAGCGTTCTCCTATGGATGGGGAGTCAGAGTTACAGGGCATAAATGCCCCTAAACAATGTGAGTTTCTGGGTAAGCACACATTATTGTCCTGGCCAATTCCTACCTTCAAAACGGTCTGAGACTTATGCATATCCTTTTCCTCTGACCGATTATTCTCAAAATTAGAGGGGTATAAGGGTGTGTGTTTTTCCTCATtagacaacattttatttttgtaaagcaTTTTCACATGTGTAATTCTACACTAAGTACAATTACGCTTGTGCAACAGCTAACGGTGTTGAGTAATCCTGCACAGCTTTGACTATTGCAGTATCCCAGGTTTGCTCCTGGAATACTTTGAGAATTCCAGAATCTTGAAAATCCATAGACTGGTGCAAATCTACGAGAAAGTGTTGTAAACAGAAAGGGAACTTCTGGAATGTAGAGAAATGCCCCCTTGCCATAAAAGAGGTTCAGTTTGCCCCCATTATTCCGAATTAGCATGCTTTTTGCTGACAAAGTCTTTTTCCATGGAAGACACCCCAGTCATTTGAAAACTAGTATGATGATGTGATATGCGGACCAGAAATACATGAAGTAGGACTAAGGGTAATTATAACTATTACTTACAGTGTTTGGAAACCACTGAAGTGTGTCATGAAGTGCTGTATAcaaccagcattggcaaaaccagtagatctcgcctatgcaagagttattggctttgccaacgagcttagccatgttgtacaccagtgtagctgctgctacgtatggctaaatgttagtggcattgAGGAAAGTAGTGTAGAgtttcgtagagtggaatggcgaagagtggagtagagtgttgtagaggggagtggcagagtgtgttgtgTATTGGAATTGCGTAGAGTGCATACACGGGAGTGGCagagcagagtggactggtgtagagtgcattggcgtagagtgttgcagagtatagtgacatagagtgcagtggcattatgCAGTgtcattgaattcagcagcatataatgcagcatcatagaatgcagtggcatagattagagcgcagcatagtagagtggagtggtgcagagtggagtggtgcagagtagagtggcatcaagtagggtagcatagagtagagtgttgcagagtggagtgacgaagagttgagtgatgcagagggcagtggtgcagaatagagtcgagtgtcatagagtgaagtggtgtgcagTGCAGGGTAGGgtcgagtggaatagagtgcactggtgtagagtggtgcagcgtagagaaacacggagtgatgcagagtatagtgccacagagtgcagtggcgtacagtagagtagtgcagagtacagtggtgaagagttcaGTAAtgaagagtgcaatgttgcag is part of the Pleurodeles waltl isolate 20211129_DDA chromosome 4_2, aPleWal1.hap1.20221129, whole genome shotgun sequence genome and encodes:
- the PALM3 gene encoding paralemmin-3 isoform X7, whose translation is MPECSACKDGGKMEETTEYTRRLQAITEKRKLQEEIDKKRRELEEERLKLQQLKRKSLRDRWLMEATSTLPLEAEPSSPVEHSQAYIQHLQDQLASLQSQMSHLENHTFGSAGPVKATAQSLDTALHQSTSTDTSAQSSMHKSSEFKDKGDNNTLQPHHGDAAQEDILHAQANGVMANSIDIEPIAEFSLKEVEIRTSSVFRGETDIVSEGEKVDSLHLEAASPNKMENHREQVHMENGLEVGVSNRNTEKRLEEPHSHVLNLNAPEICLDRLMKSHMVSESTTSFPEGKTCTEDVDLGSTRAHQLAEVKADNGYISLVSKDAMLAAADPGTGLGTVLRAERVMITEDGEEVLVKALEGYVSNEVPHNIECPEDLLKRHTKGIGSGHLGVMEQDSDKTQNTFKGVDHVQAVQEIIGGRLLKEIGSQGDSQGDASTIMGQAIPGKISTFAEGTLSTIGQKPAVSMVSDDQVKIIVEQKKIISLKGETGELPNQIPAAVEQLSLIQEQIPKLKLSIQEPMSNIQESIHEHISDLQASIHGQIPSLQASIQEPISSLQSTIQGHIPSLQASIQKPISNLEASIQGQSPKLHTSIQEPISDIQASIQEQIPNLKVSIDKPISNLQTSIQGQIPNLQASIQEPISSLQASIQNPISTLQSAIHGQIPNLQASIHEPISNVEAFFQGQIPSLQASIEEPMTNLQTSIKEQTPNLQSSLQEPISIIQSSIQEQVPSLQASIQEPISNLAASIQGELPSLHTSIKESILSVESTIEGQITSLQASTKDRISDLHASIKEEMPNLETSIEGQIPSLQASIKDPITNLQTSIQGQIQSLQSSIEEPISSVQSSIQGLIPSIQESAQVQTSGHMVGKTLQNVTGDFGQTFITAHKDFENRSPEQQPLLEEVNLSELPVPSLQHSLQLSTTPKDVLTKPLNTKTQEGPAYTAHTAQASPHRSTDTCVDGIGQGRPKQKTCQCCSIM
- the PALM3 gene encoding paralemmin-3 isoform X6, which encodes MASQALITEGEGKMEETTEYTRRLQAITEKRKLQEEIDKKRRELEEERLKLQQLKRKSLRDRWLMEATSTLPLEAEPSSPVEHSQAYIQHLQDQLASLQSQMSHLENHTFGSAGPVKATAQSLDTALHSTSTDTSAQSSMHKSSEFKDKGDNNTLQPHHGDAAQEDILHAQANGVMANSIDIEPIAEFSLKEVEIRTSSVFRGETDIVSEGEKVDSLHLEAASPNKMENHREQVHMENGLEVGVSNRNTEKRLEEPHSHVLNLNAPEICLDRLMKSHMVSESTTSFPEGKTCTEDVDLGSTRAHQLAEVKADNGYISLVSKDAMLAAADPGTGLGTVLRAERVMITEDGEEVLVKALEGYVSNEVPHNIECPEDLLKRHTKGIGSGHLGVMEQDSDKTQNTFKGVDHVQAVQEIIGGRLLKEIGSQGDSQGDASTIMGQAIPGKISTFAEGTLSTIGQKPAVSMVSDDQVKIIVEQKKIISLKGETGELPNQIPAAVEQLSLIQEQIPKLKLSIQEPMSNIQESIHEHISDLQASIHGQIPSLQASIQEPISSLQSTIQGHIPSLQASIQKPISNLEASIQGQSPKLHTSIQEPISDIQASIQEQIPNLKVSIDKPISNLQTSIQGQIPNLQASIQEPISSLQASIQNPISTLQSAIHGQIPNLQASIHEPISNVEAFFQGQIPSLQASIEEPMTNLQTSIKEQTPNLQSSLQEPISIIQSSIQEQVPSLQASIQEPISNLAASIQGELPSLHTSIKESILSVESTIEGQITSLQASTKDRISDLHASIKEEMPNLETSIEGQIPSLQASIKDPITNLQTSIQGQIQSLQSSIEEPISSVQSSIQGLIPSIQESAQVQTSGHMVGKTLQNVTGDFGQTFITAHKDFENRSPEQQPLLEEVNLSELPVPSLQHSLQLSTTPKDVLTKPLNTKTQEGPAYTAHTAQASPHRSTDTCVDGIGQGRPKQKTCQCCSIM
- the PALM3 gene encoding paralemmin-3 isoform X3; amino-acid sequence: MSVGAPEIPCLRGLHWKMEETTEYTRRLQAITEKRKLQEEIDKKRRELEEERLKLQQLKRKSLRDRWLMEATSTLPLEAEPSSPVEHSQAYIQHLQDQLASLQSQMSHLENHTFGSAGPVKATAQSLDTALHQSTSTDTSAQSSMHKSSEFKDKGDNNTLQPHHGDAAQEDILHAQANGVMANSIDIEPIAEFSLKEVEIRTSSVFRGETDIVSEGEKVDSLHLEAASPNKMENHREQVHMENGLEVGVSNRNTEKRLEEPHSHVLNLNAPEICLDRLMKSHMVSESTTSFPEGKTCTEDVDLGSTRAHQLAEVKADNGYISLVSKDAMLAAADPGTGLGTVLRAERVMITEDGEEVLVKALEGYVSNEVPHNIECPEDLLKRHTKGIGSGHLGVMEQDSDKTQNTFKGVDHVQAVQEIIGGRLLKEIGSQGDSQGDASTIMGQAIPGKISTFAEGTLSTIGQKPAVSMVSDDQVKIIVEQKKIISLKGETGELPNQIPAAVEQLSLIQEQIPKLKLSIQEPMSNIQESIHEHISDLQASIHGQIPSLQASIQEPISSLQSTIQGHIPSLQASIQKPISNLEASIQGQSPKLHTSIQEPISDIQASIQEQIPNLKVSIDKPISNLQTSIQGQIPNLQASIQEPISSLQASIQNPISTLQSAIHGQIPNLQASIHEPISNVEAFFQGQIPSLQASIEEPMTNLQTSIKEQTPNLQSSLQEPISIIQSSIQEQVPSLQASIQEPISNLAASIQGELPSLHTSIKESILSVESTIEGQITSLQASTKDRISDLHASIKEEMPNLETSIEGQIPSLQASIKDPITNLQTSIQGQIQSLQSSIEEPISSVQSSIQGLIPSIQESAQVQTSGHMVGKTLQNVTGDFGQTFITAHKDFENRSPEQQPLLEEVNLSELPVPSLQHSLQLSTTPKDVLTKPLNTKTQEGPAYTAHTAQASPHRSTDTCVDGIGQGRPKQKTCQCCSIM
- the PALM3 gene encoding paralemmin-3 isoform X4 produces the protein MRAPPLPRRADLCQGKMEETTEYTRRLQAITEKRKLQEEIDKKRRELEEERLKLQQLKRKSLRDRWLMEATSTLPLEAEPSSPVEHSQAYIQHLQDQLASLQSQMSHLENHTFGSAGPVKATAQSLDTALHQSTSTDTSAQSSMHKSSEFKDKGDNNTLQPHHGDAAQEDILHAQANGVMANSIDIEPIAEFSLKEVEIRTSSVFRGETDIVSEGEKVDSLHLEAASPNKMENHREQVHMENGLEVGVSNRNTEKRLEEPHSHVLNLNAPEICLDRLMKSHMVSESTTSFPEGKTCTEDVDLGSTRAHQLAEVKADNGYISLVSKDAMLAAADPGTGLGTVLRAERVMITEDGEEVLVKALEGYVSNEVPHNIECPEDLLKRHTKGIGSGHLGVMEQDSDKTQNTFKGVDHVQAVQEIIGGRLLKEIGSQGDSQGDASTIMGQAIPGKISTFAEGTLSTIGQKPAVSMVSDDQVKIIVEQKKIISLKGETGELPNQIPAAVEQLSLIQEQIPKLKLSIQEPMSNIQESIHEHISDLQASIHGQIPSLQASIQEPISSLQSTIQGHIPSLQASIQKPISNLEASIQGQSPKLHTSIQEPISDIQASIQEQIPNLKVSIDKPISNLQTSIQGQIPNLQASIQEPISSLQASIQNPISTLQSAIHGQIPNLQASIHEPISNVEAFFQGQIPSLQASIEEPMTNLQTSIKEQTPNLQSSLQEPISIIQSSIQEQVPSLQASIQEPISNLAASIQGELPSLHTSIKESILSVESTIEGQITSLQASTKDRISDLHASIKEEMPNLETSIEGQIPSLQASIKDPITNLQTSIQGQIQSLQSSIEEPISSVQSSIQGLIPSIQESAQVQTSGHMVGKTLQNVTGDFGQTFITAHKDFENRSPEQQPLLEEVNLSELPVPSLQHSLQLSTTPKDVLTKPLNTKTQEGPAYTAHTAQASPHRSTDTCVDGIGQGRPKQKTCQCCSIM
- the PALM3 gene encoding paralemmin-3 isoform X5, with product MASQALITEGEGKMEETTEYTRRLQAITEKRKLQEEIDKKRRELEEERLKLQQLKRKSLRDRWLMEATSTLPLEAEPSSPVEHSQAYIQHLQDQLASLQSQMSHLENHTFGSAGPVKATAQSLDTALHQSTSTDTSAQSSMHKSSEFKDKGDNNTLQPHHGDAAQEDILHAQANGVMANSIDIEPIAEFSLKEVEIRTSSVFRGETDIVSEGEKVDSLHLEAASPNKMENHREQVHMENGLEVGVSNRNTEKRLEEPHSHVLNLNAPEICLDRLMKSHMVSESTTSFPEGKTCTEDVDLGSTRAHQLAEVKADNGYISLVSKDAMLAAADPGTGLGTVLRAERVMITEDGEEVLVKALEGYVSNEVPHNIECPEDLLKRHTKGIGSGHLGVMEQDSDKTQNTFKGVDHVQAVQEIIGGRLLKEIGSQGDSQGDASTIMGQAIPGKISTFAEGTLSTIGQKPAVSMVSDDQVKIIVEQKKIISLKGETGELPNQIPAAVEQLSLIQEQIPKLKLSIQEPMSNIQESIHEHISDLQASIHGQIPSLQASIQEPISSLQSTIQGHIPSLQASIQKPISNLEASIQGQSPKLHTSIQEPISDIQASIQEQIPNLKVSIDKPISNLQTSIQGQIPNLQASIQEPISSLQASIQNPISTLQSAIHGQIPNLQASIHEPISNVEAFFQGQIPSLQASIEEPMTNLQTSIKEQTPNLQSSLQEPISIIQSSIQEQVPSLQASIQEPISNLAASIQGELPSLHTSIKESILSVESTIEGQITSLQASTKDRISDLHASIKEEMPNLETSIEGQIPSLQASIKDPITNLQTSIQGQIQSLQSSIEEPISSVQSSIQGLIPSIQESAQVQTSGHMVGKTLQNVTGDFGQTFITAHKDFENRSPEQQPLLEEVNLSELPVPSLQHSLQLSTTPKDVLTKPLNTKTQEGPAYTAHTAQASPHRSTDTCVDGIGQGRPKQKTCQCCSIM
- the PALM3 gene encoding paralemmin-3 isoform X2, translating into MRRAIGESQTSDRRESQRTENQRQGRAPEVCVHPGKMEETTEYTRRLQAITEKRKLQEEIDKKRRELEEERLKLQQLKRKSLRDRWLMEATSTLPLEAEPSSPVEHSQAYIQHLQDQLASLQSQMSHLENHTFGSAGPVKATAQSLDTALHSTSTDTSAQSSMHKSSEFKDKGDNNTLQPHHGDAAQEDILHAQANGVMANSIDIEPIAEFSLKEVEIRTSSVFRGETDIVSEGEKVDSLHLEAASPNKMENHREQVHMENGLEVGVSNRNTEKRLEEPHSHVLNLNAPEICLDRLMKSHMVSESTTSFPEGKTCTEDVDLGSTRAHQLAEVKADNGYISLVSKDAMLAAADPGTGLGTVLRAERVMITEDGEEVLVKALEGYVSNEVPHNIECPEDLLKRHTKGIGSGHLGVMEQDSDKTQNTFKGVDHVQAVQEIIGGRLLKEIGSQGDSQGDASTIMGQAIPGKISTFAEGTLSTIGQKPAVSMVSDDQVKIIVEQKKIISLKGETGELPNQIPAAVEQLSLIQEQIPKLKLSIQEPMSNIQESIHEHISDLQASIHGQIPSLQASIQEPISSLQSTIQGHIPSLQASIQKPISNLEASIQGQSPKLHTSIQEPISDIQASIQEQIPNLKVSIDKPISNLQTSIQGQIPNLQASIQEPISSLQASIQNPISTLQSAIHGQIPNLQASIHEPISNVEAFFQGQIPSLQASIEEPMTNLQTSIKEQTPNLQSSLQEPISIIQSSIQEQVPSLQASIQEPISNLAASIQGELPSLHTSIKESILSVESTIEGQITSLQASTKDRISDLHASIKEEMPNLETSIEGQIPSLQASIKDPITNLQTSIQGQIQSLQSSIEEPISSVQSSIQGLIPSIQESAQVQTSGHMVGKTLQNVTGDFGQTFITAHKDFENRSPEQQPLLEEVNLSELPVPSLQHSLQLSTTPKDVLTKPLNTKTQEGPAYTAHTAQASPHRSTDTCVDGIGQGRPKQKTCQCCSIM
- the PALM3 gene encoding paralemmin-3 isoform X1, with product MRRAIGESQTSDRRESQRTENQRQGRAPEVCVHPGKMEETTEYTRRLQAITEKRKLQEEIDKKRRELEEERLKLQQLKRKSLRDRWLMEATSTLPLEAEPSSPVEHSQAYIQHLQDQLASLQSQMSHLENHTFGSAGPVKATAQSLDTALHQSTSTDTSAQSSMHKSSEFKDKGDNNTLQPHHGDAAQEDILHAQANGVMANSIDIEPIAEFSLKEVEIRTSSVFRGETDIVSEGEKVDSLHLEAASPNKMENHREQVHMENGLEVGVSNRNTEKRLEEPHSHVLNLNAPEICLDRLMKSHMVSESTTSFPEGKTCTEDVDLGSTRAHQLAEVKADNGYISLVSKDAMLAAADPGTGLGTVLRAERVMITEDGEEVLVKALEGYVSNEVPHNIECPEDLLKRHTKGIGSGHLGVMEQDSDKTQNTFKGVDHVQAVQEIIGGRLLKEIGSQGDSQGDASTIMGQAIPGKISTFAEGTLSTIGQKPAVSMVSDDQVKIIVEQKKIISLKGETGELPNQIPAAVEQLSLIQEQIPKLKLSIQEPMSNIQESIHEHISDLQASIHGQIPSLQASIQEPISSLQSTIQGHIPSLQASIQKPISNLEASIQGQSPKLHTSIQEPISDIQASIQEQIPNLKVSIDKPISNLQTSIQGQIPNLQASIQEPISSLQASIQNPISTLQSAIHGQIPNLQASIHEPISNVEAFFQGQIPSLQASIEEPMTNLQTSIKEQTPNLQSSLQEPISIIQSSIQEQVPSLQASIQEPISNLAASIQGELPSLHTSIKESILSVESTIEGQITSLQASTKDRISDLHASIKEEMPNLETSIEGQIPSLQASIKDPITNLQTSIQGQIQSLQSSIEEPISSVQSSIQGLIPSIQESAQVQTSGHMVGKTLQNVTGDFGQTFITAHKDFENRSPEQQPLLEEVNLSELPVPSLQHSLQLSTTPKDVLTKPLNTKTQEGPAYTAHTAQASPHRSTDTCVDGIGQGRPKQKTCQCCSIM
- the PALM3 gene encoding paralemmin-3 isoform X8, coding for MEETTEYTRRLQAITEKRKLQEEIDKKRRELEEERLKLQQLKRKSLRDRWLMEATSTLPLEAEPSSPVEHSQAYIQHLQDQLASLQSQMSHLENHTFGSAGPVKATAQSLDTALHQSTSTDTSAQSSMHKSSEFKDKGDNNTLQPHHGDAAQEDILHAQANGVMANSIDIEPIAEFSLKEVEIRTSSVFRGETDIVSEGEKVDSLHLEAASPNKMENHREQVHMENGLEVGVSNRNTEKRLEEPHSHVLNLNAPEICLDRLMKSHMVSESTTSFPEGKTCTEDVDLGSTRAHQLAEVKADNGYISLVSKDAMLAAADPGTGLGTVLRAERVMITEDGEEVLVKALEGYVSNEVPHNIECPEDLLKRHTKGIGSGHLGVMEQDSDKTQNTFKGVDHVQAVQEIIGGRLLKEIGSQGDSQGDASTIMGQAIPGKISTFAEGTLSTIGQKPAVSMVSDDQVKIIVEQKKIISLKGETGELPNQIPAAVEQLSLIQEQIPKLKLSIQEPMSNIQESIHEHISDLQASIHGQIPSLQASIQEPISSLQSTIQGHIPSLQASIQKPISNLEASIQGQSPKLHTSIQEPISDIQASIQEQIPNLKVSIDKPISNLQTSIQGQIPNLQASIQEPISSLQASIQNPISTLQSAIHGQIPNLQASIHEPISNVEAFFQGQIPSLQASIEEPMTNLQTSIKEQTPNLQSSLQEPISIIQSSIQEQVPSLQASIQEPISNLAASIQGELPSLHTSIKESILSVESTIEGQITSLQASTKDRISDLHASIKEEMPNLETSIEGQIPSLQASIKDPITNLQTSIQGQIQSLQSSIEEPISSVQSSIQGLIPSIQESAQVQTSGHMVGKTLQNVTGDFGQTFITAHKDFENRSPEQQPLLEEVNLSELPVPSLQHSLQLSTTPKDVLTKPLNTKTQEGPAYTAHTAQASPHRSTDTCVDGIGQGRPKQKTCQCCSIM